The Vibrio sp. STUT-A11 region TTATGGAATACTCAGCAATGTTCATTATTGTCCCTTCTCCACCACTTCCACCTGTTTGCCTTCACGTAATTTACGTAAGTTTGAGTTCACTAATACATCGCCTCTGCTGACGCCAGATGAGACAATGGCGCCTTCACCGTTTACTTGTGAAACAGCGACAGGCACTTTAGTGACGTTGCCATCCTTCATTTTCCATACAAAAAACTCATTGCTGTGACTGCCTGCTTGCAGCGCCGTAACGGGAATACTGTAACCATCAATCGACGTGATACCCGCTTCGACCATATCAACCAGTACGCTAACGCTTGTACCTGGTAAGATTTCTTTTTCAGGTTGGGGCATCGTGAGATACATTTCATAAGTCTGAGTATTGGTGTTCGGCTCACTCGTGTACTCCAGGTAATCCAACAAGTAAGATTTCGTATCGCCAGAGAATGTCGCACTAGGTTGATAGTTTACATTTTCAGTTTTCGGATTTACGAGCGCCAGAACGTTGTCTGAGAGTTCTATGCGTACATACACCATGTTGTTTTGATAAAGATTAAGTACCGTTTCTCCCGCACCAACTTGCTCGAAACGTTCTTTATATACGTCAGATACCTTGCCCGAAAACGGCGCAAAAAGACGCGTGTAGTTCAACTGGTTGGTCGCACTATAGAAATTCGCTTCTGCTAACTCTTTATTCGCGGTCAGTTCGTCCAGTTCCGCTTTTGAAATCATTTGGCGATCATATAAATCTGTACCACGCTTCAATTGGCGAATGGCCAACGTGTATTGAGCTTCTGCATCGTTGATTGCTTGCTTTTCTTTACTGTCATCAAGCTTGGCGAGCATTTGGCCTTGTTTAACCACATCACCCGCTTTTACGAGAACATGCTGAATTTCACCCGCGAGCCGGAACGCGATTGGAGTCTGCTCAGCCGGAACCACAATCCCTTTAAAAGCTCTGAACTGGCTTTTCACCGGCGCACCGACTGATACGGATGAAACATACAGTGAATGTTCAGAAGCCATTTGGGTATCGCCTTGGCAACCAGTTAGGACCGCAAGCGCGATAGCAGAAACCGTAAACAACTTACCTTTCATTAAATACCTCCCTCTCGAACCCAAGCTTTAACTACCTGACCTTCGACTAAGTGTTCAACACCAGCAATAACAACGTAATCATCACTTTTTAGTCCGGATTCAACGCTACCACTGTCGCCAAGTGACAATGTCACCTTTCTTACTTGTTGTGTTTCACCATCCATTACCCATACTTCACCACGGTTGGTTTCCTTACTCACCCAAGCTGACTGAGGCAATATCACTGAGTCGGAGACATTCTGTTTCGCGATATGAACTTGGCCTGTCATACCTGTAAGTAAGTTGCGCTCAGAAGGACGAGTGATGGTCACAATCGCTTCATAGCTATTAGTATCGGAATTAGGTTGCGTTGAAATTTCTTTGAACTTACCCGGAATGCGTTTGTTCGGTTCGCTATCCATCGTCACCCACATGTGTGCTTCCTTTAAAGAAGCAAGCGATACAGACTCTGCGTAAGTTACTGGTAATGTAAAAGAGACATCCAGGGTGCTGTTGTCAATCAGGTTTAGAATTTCCTGTTTCTCACCTACAACCTGAAAAGGTTTTACATACGTATAAGAGACAACACCATCAAACGGTGCATGGATCTTTGTGTAGCTT contains the following coding sequences:
- a CDS encoding efflux RND transporter periplasmic adaptor subunit, with the protein product MKGKLFTVSAIALAVLTGCQGDTQMASEHSLYVSSVSVGAPVKSQFRAFKGIVVPAEQTPIAFRLAGEIQHVLVKAGDVVKQGQMLAKLDDSKEKQAINDAEAQYTLAIRQLKRGTDLYDRQMISKAELDELTANKELAEANFYSATNQLNYTRLFAPFSGKVSDVYKERFEQVGAGETVLNLYQNNMVYVRIELSDNVLALVNPKTENVNYQPSATFSGDTKSYLLDYLEYTSEPNTNTQTYEMYLTMPQPEKEILPGTSVSVLVDMVEAGITSIDGYSIPVTALQAGSHSNEFFVWKMKDGNVTKVPVAVSQVNGEGAIVSSGVSRGDVLVNSNLRKLREGKQVEVVEKGQ
- a CDS encoding efflux RND transporter periplasmic adaptor subunit; this encodes MRKQYLKRILVGAVMTVSLTGLLTGCNKAISEPSEPLIKPVKLLAVKDLSVADSDAFLAQIDATHRAQLSFQVGGEVEQLLVRMGHDVKKGDVLATLDPKDLQLALNSAQAQFSLAQTQWQRAKSLYKKKLISTDEYDQKETQYKAALANFEQAKTDLSYTKIHAPFDGVVSYTYVKPFQVVGEKQEILNLIDNSTLDVSFTLPVTYAESVSLASLKEAHMWVTMDSEPNKRIPGKFKEISTQPNSDTNSYEAIVTITRPSERNLLTGMTGQVHIAKQNVSDSVILPQSAWVSKETNRGEVWVMDGETQQVRKVTLSLGDSGSVESGLKSDDYVVIAGVEHLVEGQVVKAWVREGGI